The following proteins come from a genomic window of Candidatus Blochmanniella vafra str. BVAF:
- the gltP gene encoding glutamate/aspartate:proton symporter GltP — protein sequence MKNFKITLAWKIFFALNLGIIVGISLHDQAELKDWIVNTFLFPFGEIFIRLIKMIVVPIVMATLVVGIAGIGDVRKLGSIGLKTIIYFEIITTLAIVFGVALANVFHPGYGIDMSILSKTDISIYEQTTSEIQSNLINTMLSLIPSNIISSMAKGDMLPIIFFSVIFGLGLAALPEKTKLPLLGVFNSIADTMFEVTNMVMRYAPIGVFALIAVTVATFGFSSLFPLTKLVVLVYGAIVFFALVVLGIVARICNLKIWNLICILKEELILSFSTASSETVLPRIIKKMEAYGAPSTITGFVVPTGYSFNLDGSTLYQSIAAIFIAQLYKIELSLSQEIILVLTLMITSKGIAGVPGVSFVVLLATLGSVGIPLEGLAFIAGVDRILDMARTALNVVGNALAVLVISKWENQFDTKRALAYELKMLNGDK from the coding sequence ATTAAAAATTTTAAAATTACCCTTGCTTGGAAGATTTTTTTTGCTTTGAACTTGGGTATTATCGTGGGAATTTCATTACACGATCAAGCAGAATTGAAAGATTGGATTGTAAATACATTTCTTTTCCCGTTTGGTGAGATATTTATTCGTTTAATTAAAATGATTGTTGTGCCTATTGTTATGGCTACATTAGTTGTAGGAATTGCTGGAATAGGAGATGTAAGAAAGCTAGGAAGTATTGGATTAAAGACTATAATTTATTTTGAAATTATTACAACCCTTGCTATAGTATTTGGAGTAGCTCTTGCTAATGTATTTCATCCAGGATATGGAATTGATATGTCTATTTTATCTAAAACAGATATATCAATATATGAACAAACGACATCGGAAATTCAATCGAATTTAATCAATACTATGCTATCTTTGATTCCTTCGAATATTATATCTTCAATGGCTAAGGGAGATATGTTACCAATTATTTTTTTCTCAGTAATTTTTGGGCTTGGTTTAGCTGCATTACCAGAGAAAACTAAATTACCGTTATTGGGTGTATTTAATTCTATAGCGGATACTATGTTTGAAGTAACTAACATGGTAATGCGTTATGCTCCTATTGGTGTGTTTGCTTTAATTGCAGTAACAGTTGCAACTTTTGGATTTAGTTCTTTATTTCCTCTTACTAAACTTGTTGTATTGGTTTACGGAGCTATAGTTTTTTTTGCTTTAGTAGTATTAGGAATAGTTGCTCGAATATGTAATTTAAAAATTTGGAATTTAATTTGTATTTTAAAAGAAGAATTAATATTATCTTTTTCTACTGCAAGTTCGGAGACTGTTTTGCCTCGTATTATAAAAAAAATGGAAGCATATGGAGCTCCATCTACTATTACTGGGTTTGTAGTGCCAACGGGGTATTCTTTTAATTTAGATGGATCTACTTTGTATCAAAGTATTGCTGCTATTTTTATTGCGCAATTGTATAAAATTGAATTATCTTTAAGTCAAGAAATAATTTTGGTACTGACTTTAATGATTACTTCTAAAGGAATAGCTGGAGTTCCTGGAGTATCTTTTGTTGTATTATTAGCTACTTTAGGTAGTGTAGGAATTCCATTAGAAGGGTTAGCGTTTATTGCGGGAGTGGATCGAATATTAGATATGGCGCGTACTGCTTTAAATGTAGTAGGAAATGCATTAGCAGTATTAGTAATTTCTAAATGGGAAAATCAATTTGATACAAAGCGAGCTTTGGCATATGAATTAAAAATGCTTAACGGAGACAAATAA
- a CDS encoding RidA family protein, producing the protein MTKYKNIFQSIYTNNAPKPSGPYSQAVDTGSIIYISGQLPITQETKKIPDDVYEQTYQTLKNIQYIVESKNLTMHNIVKTTVFITNIQDLPKINKSYNNFFYIHSLKKTTQNQPNLNLPARSCVEVSKLPNNAKIEIEAIAIYSMQ; encoded by the coding sequence ATGACAAAATATAAAAATATATTTCAATCTATCTACACAAACAACGCCCCTAAACCTTCTGGTCCATACTCTCAAGCTGTAGACACTGGAAGTATCATATATATATCCGGACAACTTCCTATTACTCAAGAAACAAAAAAAATACCTGATGATGTTTATGAGCAAACATACCAAACATTAAAAAATATACAATACATTGTAGAATCAAAAAACCTAACAATGCACAATATTGTTAAAACTACTGTTTTTATCACAAATATTCAAGATTTGCCAAAAATAAATAAAAGTTATAACAACTTTTTTTATATACACTCTCTTAAAAAAACTACACAAAATCAACCTAACTTAAATTTACCAGCACGATCTTGTGTAGAAGTGTCTAAATTACCTAATAATGCAAAAATAGAAATAGAAGCAATTGCTATTTACTCTATGCAATAA
- the argF gene encoding ornithine carbamoyltransferase, with product MNKLYNRSFLRLIDFSVEEIKYILHVSNTLKYQKYNKKEIQQLFGKNIVLIFENNSTRTRCAFEVAAFDQGARVTCLTPNISQIGHKESIKDTAKILGRMYHGIQYRGYHQDTVKTFAQYSNVPVWNGLTKQFHPTQLLADLMTMKEQIPNKPFHQMKLAYVGDTRNNIGNSLLEAAAIMGFDLRLISPKEFWPKKELLLECQKLADQQFNYKNILLTENIAQGVKNVDFLYTDVWVSMGENEKVWAHRISLLSPYQVNQAMISQTENPNIKFLHCLPALHDTDTVISKKIAQRYNYPNGLEVTNEIFESKQYSVVFEQAENRLHTIKSLMLVTLLSDLCI from the coding sequence ATGAATAAATTATATAATCGATCTTTTTTACGATTAATAGATTTCAGTGTAGAAGAAATTAAATATATTTTACACGTCTCAAATACTTTAAAATACCAAAAATATAATAAAAAAGAAATTCAACAATTATTTGGCAAAAATATTGTGCTTATTTTTGAAAACAACTCAACTCGTACAAGATGTGCATTTGAAGTCGCTGCATTCGATCAAGGCGCTCGAGTAACCTGCTTAACTCCTAATATTAGTCAAATAGGACATAAAGAATCTATTAAAGATACTGCGAAAATTTTAGGACGAATGTATCATGGTATTCAATATCGTGGATATCATCAAGACACTGTCAAAACATTTGCCCAATATTCTAATGTTCCAGTATGGAATGGACTTACCAAACAGTTTCACCCAACACAATTACTTGCTGATCTAATGACTATGAAAGAACAAATCCCAAATAAACCTTTCCATCAAATGAAATTAGCTTATGTTGGAGACACAAGAAACAATATAGGAAATTCTTTGCTAGAAGCAGCCGCGATAATGGGTTTTGATTTACGATTAATCTCTCCTAAAGAATTCTGGCCAAAAAAAGAATTACTCTTAGAATGCCAAAAATTAGCTGATCAGCAATTTAACTATAAAAACATCTTACTTACTGAAAACATTGCCCAAGGAGTAAAAAATGTAGACTTTCTATATACTGATGTATGGGTGTCCATGGGAGAAAATGAAAAAGTCTGGGCTCATCGAATTTCTTTATTATCTCCGTACCAAGTGAATCAAGCTATGATTTCTCAAACTGAAAATCCAAATATAAAATTTTTGCACTGCTTACCAGCATTACATGATACTGATACTGTCATTAGCAAAAAAATTGCACAAAGATACAATTATCCTAATGGATTAGAGGTAACAAATGAAATATTTGAATCAAAACAATATAGTGTTGTTTTTGAACAAGCTGAAAATAGACTACATACAATCAAATCTTTAATGCTTGTTACATTGCTTTCTGATTTATGTATTTAA
- a CDS encoding valine--tRNA ligase, translating into MIEKIYNPKQIEESIYKFWEESGYFEPDITDFEKPRYCIMMPPPNITGALHLGHAFQQTIMDILARYNRMNGKNVLWRIGLDHAGIAAQILIENKIFNQTKTPKNNDLKNSLLKEIWSWKEQTEKLINYQIKRLGNSVSWTNTRFTMDPQMSFAVKEAFIRLYQDNLIYKGKRLVNWDYKIQTAISDLEVSYKQVKGLMWYIRYKLEEYSKSNNHTISTNKNIYITVATTKPETMFGDVAIAVNPEDSRYKKLIGKYVLIPLINRKIPIISDEHINPNKGTGCVKITPAHDFNDYMIGKKHKLCMINIFSTYRKILEKPEIFCSQSQFYDKKNCYIPTIFRNLNCDQARTMITSTCNQLNLIEQIQHYDVTIAYNNRTGTIVEPMLTNQWYLKTTYLAKQAKNIVEKGSIEFIPEQYKNIYFKWMDNIQDWCISRQIWWGHQIPAWYDNTNKIYVGHCEKDIRKNYKLHHDTKLRQDHDVLDTWFSSSLWTFSNLGWPKNNNLLKFYHPTDIIVSGFDIIFFWISRMIMMTMYFIKDDKKNCQIPFKKIYITGLVRDKFGQKMSKSKNNVINPIDIIDRISIHTLSKNHINNNYDSSQTIKKPPYNKNTPKKNCVNEIITYGADSLRMTLAALSSYGRDIHWDINRLIGYHNFCNKLWNVSKFILLHTTNQDCGINYQQDKLLFSLPDRWITSKLHQTIQIFYQELHKYRFDKIINLLYEFIWHQFCDWYIEFIKPTLYCSTNTQKLIGTRYTLITSFETLLRLSHPIIPFITEKIWQKIKLIIKIKEKTIMLQSFPKYNISDINLNVIIEFEWIKDLISEIRTFRTQTGILYKTPLHIALQHISSRIKKYILENNRTLLQVAQLKKIDFLKDNDTFSQKSFNIPLHESELIVFIPDVFNKQIAIDKLHKEIKLITQKINYIQKKIDHQNEYLKVNCIKEQEKLIFYTKTKNKLHNHLSIIISL; encoded by the coding sequence ATGATAGAAAAAATATATAACCCTAAACAAATAGAAGAATCAATTTATAAATTTTGGGAAGAATCAGGTTATTTTGAACCTGATATAACTGATTTTGAAAAACCTAGATATTGTATTATGATGCCTCCTCCTAATATTACTGGAGCGTTACATTTAGGACATGCATTCCAACAAACTATAATGGATATTTTGGCCCGTTATAATCGAATGAACGGAAAAAACGTATTATGGAGAATTGGATTAGATCATGCTGGAATTGCTGCCCAAATTCTAATAGAAAATAAAATTTTCAATCAAACAAAAACACCTAAAAACAACGATTTAAAAAACTCCTTATTGAAAGAAATTTGGTCATGGAAAGAACAAACCGAAAAATTAATCAATTATCAAATAAAACGACTAGGGAATTCAGTATCTTGGACAAATACTCGATTTACTATGGATCCTCAAATGTCTTTTGCAGTTAAAGAAGCATTTATTCGTTTATATCAAGATAATTTAATCTACAAAGGGAAAAGACTAGTAAATTGGGATTATAAAATACAAACTGCTATTTCTGATTTAGAAGTATCATATAAACAAGTAAAAGGTTTAATGTGGTACATACGGTATAAATTAGAAGAATATAGTAAGTCTAATAACCACACTATTTCTACTAATAAAAATATATATATAACTGTGGCTACAACAAAACCAGAAACTATGTTTGGAGATGTTGCCATTGCAGTAAATCCAGAAGATTCTCGTTATAAAAAATTAATTGGAAAATATGTACTTATACCTTTAATAAATAGAAAAATTCCAATAATTTCTGATGAACATATCAATCCTAATAAAGGAACAGGTTGTGTTAAAATTACTCCTGCTCATGATTTTAATGATTACATGATAGGGAAAAAACACAAATTATGTATGATTAACATTTTTTCAACTTACAGAAAAATTCTTGAAAAACCTGAAATTTTTTGTAGTCAAAGCCAATTTTATGATAAAAAAAATTGCTATATTCCAACAATATTTCGAAATCTAAATTGTGATCAAGCGCGAACGATGATCACTTCAACATGTAATCAACTCAATCTTATAGAACAAATACAACACTATGATGTCACGATTGCGTACAATAATCGAACTGGAACAATAGTTGAACCTATGCTAACTAATCAATGGTACTTAAAAACTACATATTTAGCAAAACAAGCAAAAAATATTGTTGAAAAAGGATCAATAGAGTTTATTCCTGAGCAATATAAAAATATATATTTTAAATGGATGGATAATATTCAAGATTGGTGTATCTCTAGGCAAATATGGTGGGGACATCAAATTCCTGCGTGGTATGATAATACAAACAAAATATATGTAGGGCATTGTGAAAAAGATATTAGAAAAAATTATAAATTACATCATGATACTAAACTACGACAAGATCATGATGTATTAGATACATGGTTTTCTTCAAGTCTATGGACATTTTCCAATTTAGGGTGGCCTAAAAATAATAATTTATTGAAATTTTATCATCCTACCGATATTATAGTCAGTGGATTTGACATAATATTTTTTTGGATTTCTCGAATGATTATGATGACTATGTATTTTATTAAGGATGATAAAAAAAATTGTCAAATTCCTTTTAAAAAAATTTATATCACCGGACTTGTACGAGATAAATTTGGGCAAAAAATGTCCAAATCTAAAAACAATGTAATCAATCCTATTGATATCATAGATAGAATTTCTATTCATACTCTATCAAAAAATCATATCAATAACAATTATGATTCATCACAAACAATAAAAAAACCCCCCTATAACAAAAACACCCCAAAAAAAAATTGTGTAAATGAAATAATAACATATGGCGCTGATTCTTTAAGAATGACCTTAGCAGCACTCTCGTCCTATGGACGCGATATACATTGGGATATAAATAGATTAATAGGATATCATAATTTTTGCAATAAATTGTGGAATGTTAGTAAATTTATTTTACTACATACTACTAATCAAGATTGCGGAATAAATTATCAACAAGACAAATTACTATTTTCCCTACCAGATCGTTGGATTACATCTAAACTACACCAAACTATTCAAATTTTCTACCAAGAATTACACAAGTATAGATTTGATAAAATTATAAATTTATTGTATGAATTTATCTGGCATCAATTTTGTGATTGGTATATAGAATTTATAAAACCTACGTTGTATTGTAGCACAAATACTCAAAAATTAATAGGAACACGTTATACTTTAATTACATCTTTCGAGACTTTATTACGTTTATCTCATCCTATTATTCCTTTTATTACAGAAAAAATTTGGCAAAAAATTAAATTAATAATCAAAATTAAAGAAAAAACTATTATGTTACAATCATTTCCTAAATATAACATCTCTGATATTAATTTAAACGTTATTATTGAATTTGAATGGATAAAAGATCTTATTTCTGAAATAAGAACATTCCGTACTCAAACTGGTATTTTATATAAAACCCCCCTACATATAGCATTGCAACATATTTCTAGTAGAATAAAAAAATATATACTAGAAAATAATCGTACTCTTCTTCAAGTAGCACAACTAAAAAAAATTGATTTTTTAAAAGACAATGACACTTTTTCTCAAAAATCTTTTAATATTCCACTACACGAATCAGAATTAATAGTCTTTATTCCAGATGTTTTTAACAAACAAATCGCAATTGATAAGCTTCATAAAGAAATAAAATTAATAACTCAAAAAATTAACTATATACAAAAAAAAATAGATCATCAAAATGAATATTTAAAAGTTAATTGCATTAAAGAACAAGAAAAATTAATTTTTTATACAAAAACTAAAAATAAATTACATAATCACCTTTCTATCATAATTTCATTATAA
- a CDS encoding DNA polymerase III subunit chi, which yields MSNIKKGIFYILPSINSNAELSFKENFACHLSKIMWRSGKSILIACENKNQALKINNSLWNVDNNSFLPNDLLRKNTHYTPITIYWEQCCYHNNLLKDTLINLMKINKDFFFNFNEIIDFVPSTNILKKLARIRYKTLQNIGFDLKVSNTSNFKINNINK from the coding sequence ATGTCAAATATAAAAAAAGGAATCTTTTACATACTACCATCGATTAACTCCAACGCAGAATTAAGTTTCAAAGAAAATTTTGCATGTCATTTGTCAAAAATCATGTGGAGATCAGGAAAGAGTATTTTAATAGCTTGTGAAAATAAAAACCAAGCTTTAAAAATAAATAATTCTTTATGGAATGTTGACAACAATTCTTTTTTACCTAATGATTTATTAAGAAAAAATACGCATTACACCCCTATTACTATATATTGGGAACAGTGCTGTTACCATAATAATCTACTGAAAGATACATTAATTAATCTTATGAAAATAAATAAAGACTTTTTTTTCAATTTTAATGAAATTATTGATTTTGTTCCTTCAACAAATATTTTAAAGAAACTTGCTAGAATACGATATAAAACATTACAAAACATTGGATTTGATTTAAAAGTATCAAATACATCTAATTTTAAAATAAATAATATTAATAAATGA
- a CDS encoding leucyl aminopeptidase: protein MLTIDNTVSFKITDDYLKADEDACILTGVFEEYNLFPATEHINNISQEYIYSLLQRSKFNGSLNQHLLLYDIPYFLNRHILLVGCGKSHKFNSDTYIKILCNSIKFCKSSHFNKILLLLSELNISGYESYWKIRHSISIINDIFYTFNKFKSHKHSPKQDLSLEVILYINNPNELHICKKAIKDGSAIAYGINIAKNLSNMPPNYCTPNYLSHKVLELPNYYTDLNINILDESHLTKIGMNSYLAVGKGSKYSSVMPIIKYKNNPIINHDPIILIGKGVTFDSGGISIKPSNNMDEMKYDMCGAAVVYAIMCIVSKLKLPINIIGILAISENMISNKSLKPGDVISTLSGKTIEVLNTDAEGRLVLCDVLTFAERYHPSIVIDIATLTGACVVALGKHFSGLMTDNHDLAKDLIYASEQTRDYIWRLPLHESFDKQLQSTIADMTNIGDKSGGGAITAACFLKKFTQKYNWAHLDIAGTAWISNEKVKSSTGRPVELLTQFLINSIKQD, encoded by the coding sequence ATGTTAACTATAGACAACACTGTAAGTTTTAAAATTACTGATGATTATTTAAAAGCCGATGAGGATGCATGTATTCTCACCGGTGTATTTGAAGAATATAATTTATTTCCTGCCACGGAGCATATAAATAATATCAGTCAAGAATATATTTATTCTTTGTTACAACGTAGCAAATTTAATGGATCTTTAAACCAACACCTATTACTATACGATATCCCTTATTTTTTAAATAGACATATTTTATTAGTTGGTTGCGGAAAATCACATAAATTTAACTCTGATACTTACATAAAAATATTATGTAATTCTATTAAATTTTGCAAAAGTTCTCACTTTAATAAAATTCTTCTCTTACTAAGTGAATTAAATATTTCTGGATATGAATCTTATTGGAAAATAAGACATAGCATATCTATAATTAATGATATATTTTATACTTTTAATAAATTTAAAAGCCATAAACATTCACCAAAACAAGATTTATCACTAGAAGTAATTCTGTACATCAACAATCCTAATGAATTACACATTTGTAAAAAAGCTATAAAAGATGGGTCTGCAATTGCCTATGGAATAAACATCGCAAAAAACTTAAGTAATATGCCTCCAAATTACTGCACCCCAAATTATTTATCTCATAAAGTTTTAGAACTACCTAATTACTATACCGATTTAAACATTAATATACTCGACGAATCACACCTCACAAAAATAGGAATGAATTCCTATCTAGCTGTTGGGAAAGGATCTAAATATTCTTCTGTCATGCCTATTATTAAATATAAAAATAATCCTATAATAAATCATGATCCTATAATTTTAATAGGGAAAGGGGTAACTTTTGATTCAGGGGGTATATCCATAAAACCTTCCAATAATATGGATGAAATGAAATATGATATGTGTGGAGCTGCTGTAGTATACGCAATCATGTGTATAGTATCTAAATTAAAACTCCCGATAAATATTATCGGGATACTTGCTATCTCTGAAAATATGATTAGCAATAAATCTTTAAAACCCGGAGATGTTATCTCTACTTTATCTGGAAAAACAATAGAAGTACTAAATACTGATGCTGAAGGTCGATTAGTATTATGCGATGTTTTAACTTTCGCAGAAAGATACCATCCCTCAATAGTAATTGATATCGCAACATTAACAGGAGCATGTGTTGTTGCTTTAGGGAAACACTTCAGCGGACTAATGACTGATAATCACGATTTAGCTAAAGATTTAATATATGCTTCAGAACAAACTCGGGATTATATTTGGAGATTGCCTTTGCATGAATCATTTGACAAACAATTACAATCTACTATAGCAGATATGACTAATATTGGTGATAAATCTGGAGGAGGAGCTATTACAGCAGCATGTTTTCTTAAAAAATTTACTCAAAAATATAATTGGGCTCATTTAGATATAGCAGGAACTGCTTGGATTTCTAACGAAAAAGTTAAGAGTTCTACAGGAAGACCTGTAGAACTCTTAACTCAATTTTTAATTAATAGCATAAAACAAGACTAA
- a CDS encoding LptF/LptG family permease — protein sequence MILIRYIIKEVFRNQLIILILLFLVCICQKLIKIVGVDNPIPVYLIFLHLTLNIPELGKLVIPFSLFLSVFITCYRFHLHNEILAMYSCAINRFFFVKSIFLYSIIVFIISLINVMWLSPYCEQLRYVTLSSINKNIYSIKLVEKKFLLMLSKHTVFFIKKIKNKNLQYIFIVKKNHHINGSNVCVIITANNGDVYNYSNNLKAITLKSGTYYEIHYDQLIFTNIYISDFSRYHTLIDYNMKSPQKGFKIVEHMTISQLICHDSLPEKYIELNWRFTLLVSIIIMPIIALLLVINISNGYFLNFVLAISLYILFFMLHILLRFSITLDYRDSMLYMGGVNVIYFIIALLMNLGKYQYLRWFELACVYFVKR from the coding sequence ATGATTTTAATTAGATATATTATTAAAGAAGTATTTAGAAATCAATTAATTATTTTAATATTATTATTTTTAGTATGTATATGTCAAAAATTAATTAAAATAGTAGGAGTAGATAATCCTATACCAGTGTATTTGATTTTTTTGCATCTTACTTTAAATATTCCAGAATTAGGTAAATTAGTTATACCATTTAGTTTGTTTCTTAGTGTATTTATTACTTGTTATCGATTTCATTTGCATAATGAAATTTTAGCAATGTATTCTTGTGCTATAAATAGGTTTTTTTTTGTGAAAAGTATATTTTTATATAGCATTATTGTTTTTATTATATCATTAATAAATGTGATGTGGTTGTCTCCATATTGTGAGCAATTACGATATGTGACGTTGTCTAGTATTAACAAGAATATTTATTCTATTAAATTAGTAGAAAAAAAGTTTTTGTTGATGTTGAGTAAACATACAGTTTTCTTTATTAAGAAGATTAAGAATAAAAATTTACAATACATCTTTATAGTAAAAAAAAATCATCATATTAATGGTAGTAATGTTTGTGTAATTATTACAGCGAATAACGGTGATGTATATAATTATTCTAATAATTTAAAAGCAATTACTTTAAAATCAGGGACGTATTATGAAATACATTATGATCAATTAATTTTTACAAATATATATATAAGTGATTTTTCTCGATATCATACATTGATTGATTATAATATGAAATCTCCTCAGAAAGGTTTTAAAATAGTTGAACATATGACTATTAGTCAACTTATATGTCATGATTCGTTACCTGAGAAATATATTGAATTAAATTGGCGTTTTACTTTATTAGTTTCTATTATTATTATGCCGATAATAGCTTTATTATTGGTAATAAATATTTCAAATGGTTATTTTCTGAATTTCGTGTTAGCAATATCATTATACATATTATTTTTTATGTTACATATTTTGTTACGTTTTTCTATTACTTTAGATTATAGAGATTCCATGTTATATATGGGGGGGGTTAATGTAATTTATTTTATTATAGCATTATTAATGAATCTAGGTAAATATCAGTATTTACGATGGTTTGAATTAGCTTGTGTTTATTTTGTGAAAAGATGA
- the lptG gene encoding LPS export ABC transporter permease LptG, translating to MIRMHKILDMYIKKSILSSISIVFLILISLSSIIRLIDGLRNFEKKTYSIIEIFFCTFLSLPKDFELFLPISILLGGLLGLGVLEIRNELVIMKVFGLSYFQITFSVVKVSVFILILHIMLNEWLLPGSQYMLYIYQGHKEYNSYFFPEKNKNLWIIDNNGFVCIEYMPTTNNVFGVNLYYLTKDKKIEKIIYFKDATYINKSWFVSSAIELNFSDKTHIVNRTVFHYKWNTILTPDLLSIITTNPRVLSVSKLFSCIKYFNGINQNSQYYELIFWNKILSPLTGMIMLIISLLYSFGPFSKKKIGFRLFFGSIIGFLFYVLHQFFDVFCVMHNIYPLVGSIIPVLLFIVINIVIVFYKISNFRFI from the coding sequence ATGATACGTATGCATAAGATATTAGATATGTATATAAAAAAATCTATATTATCAAGCATATCAATAGTATTTTTAATATTGATATCGTTGTCGAGTATTATTAGATTGATTGATGGATTACGTAATTTTGAAAAAAAAACCTATTCTATTATCGAAATTTTTTTTTGTACTTTTTTAAGTTTACCAAAAGATTTTGAATTATTTTTGCCAATATCTATTTTATTAGGCGGATTGTTAGGATTAGGCGTGCTTGAAATTCGTAATGAGTTGGTAATTATGAAGGTTTTTGGATTGAGTTATTTTCAAATTACTTTCTCCGTAGTTAAAGTTTCTGTTTTTATTTTAATATTACATATAATGCTGAATGAATGGTTGTTACCAGGTAGTCAATACATGTTATATATATATCAAGGTCATAAGGAATATAATTCTTATTTTTTTCCTGAAAAAAATAAGAATTTGTGGATAATAGATAATAATGGCTTTGTTTGTATTGAATATATGCCAACCACTAATAATGTATTTGGAGTCAATTTGTATTATTTGACTAAAGATAAAAAAATAGAAAAAATAATATATTTCAAAGATGCTACATATATTAATAAAAGTTGGTTTGTGTCTAGTGCTATTGAATTGAATTTCTCTGATAAGACACATATTGTGAATAGAACGGTTTTTCATTATAAATGGAATACAATATTAACTCCTGATTTATTATCAATAATTACTACTAATCCTCGAGTATTATCTGTTTCTAAATTGTTTTCGTGTATAAAGTATTTCAATGGAATCAATCAAAATTCCCAGTATTATGAGTTAATATTTTGGAATAAGATCTTATCTCCTTTAACAGGAATGATTATGCTAATAATATCTTTGTTATATAGTTTTGGGCCATTTTCTAAAAAAAAAATAGGTTTTAGATTGTTTTTTGGAAGTATAATTGGTTTTTTATTTTATGTTTTACATCAATTTTTTGATGTATTTTGTGTGATGCATAATATATATCCACTAGTGGGATCGATAATTCCAGTTTTATTATTTATAGTAATTAATATTGTGATTGTTTTTTATAAAATTTCTAATTTTAGATTTATTTAA
- a CDS encoding LysR family transcriptional regulator, with protein MNNFDFNLLIVLNALLENNSVNLASKKLNVTAPAISKSLNKIRILFNDQILVRSGTKLTPTPKAIALKQNIKTLVDQIETIINTHIIFEPKITNISFTIASNSSIFFALSTLLFQDIYTNAPNVFMNLVNDSDYEDDFLRNNSIDLYLGEMRPLNPEITIRTIYISKCCIICRNHHPILPKNKNIDNLLKYSFIQTKHEHLTNSDETNKLFWTERNILGITPEYITTINSVIHSNALAIIPNFILILIHALHIPVKFFDVDFDLGQRNIIQAWHSKHNQSTAHKWLRDRTKNMLLKYIHEHIILH; from the coding sequence ATGAATAACTTTGATTTTAATTTATTAATAGTTCTAAATGCATTATTAGAAAACAATAGTGTTAATTTAGCTTCAAAAAAACTTAATGTTACTGCTCCAGCCATTAGCAAATCATTAAATAAAATACGCATTCTATTTAACGATCAAATTTTAGTACGTAGTGGCACCAAACTCACTCCAACTCCTAAAGCCATAGCTTTAAAACAAAACATAAAAACTTTAGTAGATCAAATTGAAACAATAATTAATACACACATCATATTTGAACCTAAAATCACTAATATATCATTTACCATAGCATCAAATAGTTCCATTTTTTTTGCCCTTAGTACTCTCTTATTTCAAGACATTTATACTAATGCTCCTAATGTATTTATGAATTTAGTAAATGATTCTGATTATGAAGATGATTTTTTAAGAAATAATAGTATAGATTTATATTTAGGAGAAATGCGTCCACTTAATCCAGAAATTACTATTCGTACTATTTACATATCAAAATGTTGTATTATATGTAGAAACCATCACCCTATCTTACCTAAAAACAAAAACATAGATAATTTATTAAAATATTCGTTTATTCAAACTAAACATGAACACTTAACAAACTCTGATGAAACTAATAAACTTTTTTGGACAGAACGCAATATCCTTGGCATTACACCCGAATATATTACTACTATAAACTCTGTAATACATTCAAATGCATTAGCAATAATACCAAATTTTATATTAATACTAATACACGCATTACATATACCAGTAAAATTTTTTGATGTAGATTTTGATCTAGGACAACGAAATATTATACAAGCATGGCATTCTAAACACAATCAATCTACTGCACATAAATGGTTAAGAGATCGTACTAAAAATATGTTACTAAAATACATACACGAACATATAATTTTACATTAA